The DNA window GGTGATTGGCTGCCCTCCTCTTTGCTCTCAACCTAAAATTAGGCCAAGGAACCTTCCAGTATCAGCTGGGAGGCCTTAATTGCAGGGAGTGTTACATTTGACTGCCCTCCTTCGCTTTCCACTTCACTTCGTCTCCAAGTTGTCCCCTTTGTCCACTGCAGATAGCGTTTGTCGGGCtgcttaaaataaaataaataaaatcgctAATAAAGAACAAACGTCATTGTATACAATACTTTATTTCATGTAAGATAAAAAAAATGAAGGTTTAATAACAAGAAAAGCAGAAATGACAATGACGGGTCTCTTAAGATTAAAATGTTACATTGGTAACATAAATAGGGTGGTGGAAAACTCCAGTGTGCAGCACTGAAAACAGAATCATGGTTAAATAGCAGGATAAAATGTTACTGTGTGTGAGATAAAGGGTTATTAATACAACAGACACAATCAATGTTCTGTAACCAGGTGATTCAGTTACCGCAAAATCATTTGGCATTTCAATGCAGTATTTTATGAATGCACAAAAAAAGATGACTCGCTTAAAAGCTTAGAGAATATGCAGCACCCAGTGTAGCCTAGcgtttaaaatacattttatactgtatatatttccacactatgaggttggagtaatactgtgaaaattatgataatgcccttttagtgtaagagcggTTTGAAAAGGCagtctgaaatttcagcctgtgttggtgggatggagttttggtctgcctaggtggtaaattagttaatagaccagtaagaaagagttccaaacctgtCTGCCATTAAGAGCTccttttcagttttcccctcccactCGGACCCCTCCCAGACAatcctagctaaattcttgcttgagattttgctctttgctaagaagctatttatttatttttgaccattttaattgacaacaatcacagtaaggtacttaattgttacccagaaatgacttgatattgatataaaacagcCGTATTGTGCCTTTAACACTATATTCAGGAGATGTTTGGATAATCTCAGGGCTCAGACAACAGCCAcaagaaaaataaaatataaacatgATATTACAATTAACGGGCTCAGTGATCAAACTTCCCAAACCAGAACATTTTACAAGAGTTACCATTTCAAATTCAAAGCTTAGGTTTTGGTTTTAGGTCACTTTCTGCATAATTTCCAACATACATGTGCGGTACATGTAAATGCATTCACCTAATGTTTGTCAACGGCATAAAATGAAGAGAAAAAAGATCAAGTAAAAGtatgttaaaaaaaaacattcatatatacatacataaacATATGTGAAAGATACTTTTGACAAGTAAGTCAATACAAGTCTGAAGATTAAATTGAACTGGGGAGTTCAAAGTGAGTACACAGCACAAAACAAAGCAACAACTAACCATTTAAGAAGTTCTCAAAAGTGACCTACTGAATGTGGTAGGAAAGGAATAAACTGTGAATTATATTGTTTTCATAACAAGTGCTACTGGAGGATATCCTCACAGGGTTTGCTGACAAGGTGGCCAAAGTTGTTGAAGTCCATACCATCTTGAATAGAAAGTCTTTGCCACCAACATTTGTATTTCAATATTCACCATGGTATAGGTctgaaaaagaaagaaaaaagtagTCAGATGTGTTTGTTTACCAATTATGTGTTGATGATTTTCTTGATGGTCATTGAATAGTTCAGCCACTGATCATTACCATGGGccgaggtggtggtggagagcaGCTGTAAGGACAAGTTGAATTGATTGAACACTGCCCCTCTTCCTTTAAAACAATAGGCTACTGTATCATTGATAACCAAATAAATATTCCTCACACTGTCCTGTATTTTTTTCAGGGGGTTAAACTGCTCATGGCTGCCAGTTATAGCAATGTCAATGAACCAGGCCTGCTTTTCCAGCAGTACCCTCCAGCTCTACTGCCTAAGCCTGGCAAGGAAAATGCTAGACTCCAGAAACTACTCAAGAAAACGGagaaaaaaatcaagaaaaaagCCGCCCCTGAGATCGCAAAGACACCTGTCCCTTTCCGCTCAAGCCTCTCGCCTGTGAATGAAGCAAGTCCTGACTTGGAGCACAGTgaccactcaacccctcccaaaACTCCAGAGGCATCCTTCTACACACAGCACCCCAGATTTTCTGTCAGGCCAGTCTATCGTCATGTGGCATCCCCTTACCCGCAGCAACGAGGAGCCACTTTTGGTGGAACAGCAAGGTTCGCCCCACAGCTATATGCTGCTCCAGCCCCCACCTTCCCCCAATATGTGGCCCCACTCTACACATTTACTCCAACACCCCCGTCAGCCGTTCCAGGGCCAGCCTTGCATGAATTGGCACCCAAAACGCCTGAGCAAACGTCCTCTGTGCTTGACGTGACAACGACAGCTGCTACTCAAATTGCTCCTCCAGTCACTGCTTCAGTACCTCATCCACTCAGTGCTCCAGTTGCTCTTGTCACAGTCACTCCTGCTGCCACACAACCTACTCTGCGAATAGCCCCAGTAGTAATACACCGCAAAAGTCCAAGTCCACGTTTTAAAGCTACCGAAGCTGCACTAAAAGCACCCAAATCGATGTTTGATGTCCCTCAAATTAGGGTCTATACTGCATCTATGTCCCCCTTCCATGATTATACTGGATCAAAGACATCTACTGCAGACGCATTATCTCTGAGTATAACACCCACATCAGAAATCACAAGAGCTTTTACACCAACTGCTGAAATCAAAAGGAGTGCAACACCTACATCCGGGGTAAAAAGAGGTTTAACACCTACACCTGGACTCCAAAGGAGTGCAACGCCTACATCCGGGGTAAAAAGAGGTTTAACACCTACACCTGGACTCCAAAGGAGTGCAACGCCTACATCCGGGGTAAAAAGAGGTTTAACACCTACACCTGGACTCCAAAGGAGTGCAACGCCTACATCCGGGGTAAAAAGAGGTTTAACACCTACACCTGGACTCCAAAGGAGTGCAACACCTACATCCGGGGTAAAAAGAGGTTTAACACCTACACCTGGACTCCAAAGGAGTGCAACACCTACATCCGGGGTAAAAAGAGGTTTAACACCTACACCTGGACTCCAAAGGAGTGCAACGCCTACATCCGGGGTAAAAAGAGCTAAAACACCAACTCATGATTTTTTAACACCAAGAACTCCTTTAGGTCGCCCTAAGACACCCTCATTTCATGTGTCCCGTGCCAAAACACCTGTTTTTGAAATATCAAGAACCAACCCACTTTTATTCGCTGTATCACCCATTACTACAGAGGCACAGATATCTAACACACCAACACCTGGTACTAATGCTGCCAGTCAGTCTTTGTCTGACCCTTCAAAATCACCTTCAACTATTCTAGGTGCAAGAACTCTGAATGGGGAAGTGACGTCAAAAGAGACTCCCACAGCTAAATCACCTCCTCAGAACAATTCAAAACCAGAGGCTCCTCGACACGAAAATCCTGTAGTTGAGTCTGCCAGACCAAAGACCCCGACAAATCTATTAGGCTATCAAAGACCCAAGACTCCAACAGGTGTTGCACCCACATTTGGGTACCAAAGGCCCAAGACTCCAACAGATATCACACTGAAATCTGCTGCACCCTCCTATGGGTACCAAAGACCCAAGACTCCAACAATTGTCACATTAAAGCCTACAGCACCCACAGATGGGTACCAAAGACCCAAGACACCAACAAAAGAAACATCAAAACCTACAGCACCCTCAGATGGGTATCCAAGGCCCAAGACTCCCACCAATGAAGGGCATAAACCTATGACTCCAACAATTGAGTATCAAAAACCACAACCACCAGCAGGGTATCAAAGACCAAAGACTCCCACAGCTGGGGTATCATCTATAGGATTTCAAAGGCCCAAGACACCAACATATGAGGATCCTAAACCAACTCATACCTATTATGGGTTGACTCCTGCTGCATATGTTGCCCATGGTGGAATCCAAagtttttcacctttatttggaATATCCAGGTCTAAGACGCCGACTCAAGAGGAATCTAAAACCCAAGAGCTAGAAGCATCTAAAACACCTACCCAAGAGTTACCTGTAAAATCACATCCTTTGCCCGAGGTGTCAAACCAGGAAGCACCCTTCAAAGAACTGGAAAAATATATTTCAAGTGAGGCCATAGTATCCACGACAGTAGTTAAGCTTCCGCTTCCAACCATTGTTGTTACACAAGCTGAAGAGGTCTCAGAAACAAGAGTATCCACAGCTGTGACCAGCAAAATATCAACTCCCATTGCTGAAATGCCAAAGGTTAAAACTGTGGCAAACACAAGACCATGGGCTAAATCTCCAACACCAGAGGTTAAAACCCCAGTGAAGACACCAACTTATGGAGTTTGCCCAAAACCCAAGACACCCACCCCAGAAACCCAACGCAAGACAATACCTCCTTTCTCAAAAACAGAATCTCCTGTGGCTAAAGCCAGTGTGGTGCAACAGAAAGAGTTGAAGAAATCAACAGAGCCTAAAATGCCAACCAAAGCAACCTCTGAGGCTAAACCAGTAGGGACAAAGCCAACCAATTCTTCTCCACTTGCAAAGACTGCATCTCCTGAGAATCTTTTGTTGCCGGCTAAACCAAAGAATAACCAGGATGCCAAACCTGAAAAGGTGGTATCAGCTCCAACCACATCATTGAcagagaagaaggaagagaggaaagactcTTTCCCAGCAGCTGAACCTCTTCTTAAAGTAATCCAAAAGCCAAAGGGCATGATGAAGTCTAAACTCAGTGGTTGGTCACGGCTCAAGAAGCACATGGTAGTGGAAGAAGAACCACCTATGTTCACAGAATCAGATCCTAAGAAAGAAACCGCCAAGGTGACTGAGCAGGAAGGAGGTGAAGCGAAAAAGGATGAAAAGGTGTCATTTAAAGACATGGTGGCAGCCGTAACAGCTGACGATCCTCCCAAGGCAGCGAAGAAGTGGGATTCTCTTCTCTTCGATATGTTCTCCACTAAAGAGAAGATTATGCAGGTGATTGAAGCCAGCaaaagtgaggaggagaggaaagagcagCCAAAGGATGCAGGGAAAGAAATCCCATCCTTCGCCCATCGTCTGCCTGTTCTCCTTTTCAGCCCAAAGTTTGATGCCAAAAGGCTAAGAGAGGCTGCGTCAAGGCCACTAACTAAAATTTCGACAGTGTTTGAGATGGGTCTCATAGGGCGTAAAAATAAAGACGAGGAACCAAAAGACTTTAACAGAACAGCTAGAGGGTTCACTTGTCCTTAAACCATGTCTTTTTGGACTGGTAAAGATGAAACTGAGAAGAACATTTTGAAAAATTATATTGTTAAATGTTTTATGTGCACTGGTGTAGAAATGGTAGTCATAATGTACAGTTCCCATCTCTCGGCTTGACACAGGATACAATATTTAAGACAGTCTCATAGAGAATGTGATCTTAACTTTATACTTGATAAATGCACCATGTTGCATTTTGAGCACTGATTGTTTTGTCGTCTGACTATGTTACACATTTGTGTGAATGTCTCTTTCTCTGATAATATGAAAATATTACCTTGACAATCAGAGGATAAGGGACATGTATTGTTGTTTTCAAAGAATTTAGACATCTGGTGAGATTAAAATGTACAAAGATGAAGTTAATCTCTGAGTTATTTTTTTTGTCCACTGTTGAATCCTGATAGGACAATGAGATTATTTTTCAGAAGGGGTACTGAGACTGTAGTGTAATGTACTTAGGTACACCATTTACTAAAAACGATAAACTCTCAGTTATAGTACGTGTCTTGAAATCGCAGATGAGTGTAGAGCCTATAGACTGTATTGATGCAGGTTTTGGGTATCTGAAGAAACTTGACTCCAGGGCATTTAGAGAAATGTTTCCAAAGATGGatgaaaaagagaggagaggatgaaagtAGTAGTGAAGTAGGACTGTATATTTCCCAAAATGGTGCTTTCAAATAGACTAGGTATTCAGGTGAtactttttttaaaaatgtttgagTAGCCTGCAGATGCTTATACCAGCTTGGTATCCTTCCCTTTTTTGGACTACCGGTCAGTGAGAGTGTTATTTGAGAAATAGGGTTGCTAACTCCTGTGGGGGACAAGTCAGCTCTATGAAGGATGTGTTTGACTGTTGGTGTGGGTGGATAAGAGGTCAGGGGAAGGGGTTGTGGGATATGGAATGCAGTGACGACAGACGCTAAGACAAATGTATACAGGAAGTCCCTAAGGCCAAATCCTAACTGGAGATCCACAAATCTCCCATCGACATCAATGCAGGATTAACGTGAAAGTAAAATAGACTGAAATATCATGTTTCACACACAGTTTTCAAATACACAGCTTTCAAACGAGGGCTCCGGAAGGGTCAAGAACTGAGAGTGACATTTGACCTTGAGTTTCTATAGGTTCCTCAGCTTGTTGTTGGTGCTTTACGTTTTTCTTTCATGCATGTCTATATTAAAAAGATGAAGAACATTGTCTGTTATTGACAGAGTGATGTTCAACTGCTTTGGAATCTGAGATTTTGCTGCATAAGTTTACAGTAAATGttattttctatatatttttgATAAAACAAAAACTAAAAAAGTTTGAATAGAACATTTTTTATGTTGGTTAATGTTTGACATAGAACGTTCATCTTGAGCTATACAATTAAATAGAGAGAATTAATTCTGTAGTGAAGATAATGGGCAGATCAAGGGCtatttccctttggtgtttgaTAGAAGTCATGCTATTTAATTGTAACTGGTATTTTGTAGATTTAAATGTCTTATTTTTATCCGCAGGACCAGCAGAATAAAAAGGTGTTTTTTTGCCTAAGAAAATACGAGTTATTATTGGACTATTATGGTATTTACActaatgttttaaaatgtataaTTGTTGTCTAAACCCAGTCATCTCACCTGTTTTTCCATTCGTGTATTCATCCATattttcatcatcatcatcatcaacaggaATCTTCTCATATTTGCCATGAGCAGTCATCACAAATTTGTACTTTTTACCAGATGCATTGCCCTGAAAAGCATAGACTGATTTAGAACAGTGAGAATTTGCAACAGTATATATTATACACTAAGTTTGAAACAGAATATTCAAATACTGTACGtttgtattgatgtgtgtgtgtgtgagcgtgtgtgtgtgtgtgtgtgagcatgtgtgtgtgtgtgtgtgtgtgtgtgtgtgtgagcgtgtgtgtgtgtgtgagcgtgtgtgtgtgtgtgtgtgtgtgtgagcacgctCACCTTTGCCACTGCTCCTGAAATCCCAGGGGATGTTTCTCCAATGATCTCCCACATGTTCTTTTTCTGCATCACGTCACCAGCTTTTACATCCTGGGGAATGAACAGCACCAAACAGCAACTCTTCAAATGCTTTCTGGAGTTTTATATCAAATGGTTTTTGGAGCCATGCAAGATAAGCAACCTTCGATGCTTTGGTTCTGAACCACAGCaggttggtggtaccttaattggggagaacgggctcatggtaatggctggagtataCGTCAAACACATGGTTAATTGCCactccattcgctccgttccagccattgtTATAAGCCATCAGCAGCCCCCACTGTTCTGAACCTCCACAATATAACTCTACGCCTCGCTAGATGGCAGCCTTGGATAAGGCCGACTGCACGCACACGTCACTGATTCTCTGCATGCCTGGTGCACAGCTGTACTACAAACACTTACATGTAGAACAGTTCAGAAGGAAAATGGGAAGAAAGGGAAATAGAGCGAAAAGAGCAGTTACTTTAAGGGAAGACGTGAAGACAGTTGAAATAACACGAATGAGGAATGAAAGTAAAGGAAGTAGATACACAGATGCTGTATTTTGATGAAGATGATTCAGTCTCTCTAAAGGGGATGAGACACCCCGTGTAACTTCTTACTACATTGTTGAACCAGAAACCACTTCTGTGAAGGCGATGCCAGTGCTAGAGAATAGTGATGGAGAAGAGGTTGGCGGTAATGTATGAAACTGGTGAAATGCAGAGCCACATACAGTAAATGTATACccatatacactatatactgtacacaACTGTTCTGAGCGAGACTTACAGCTGGTCTTGAGGGGGAGCTCCTGCTGGTGCCATCTGGGTTCCCCTTCACCCACTGGGTGATCATGTCCGCCACGCCCACCTTCAGACTCTCAGCATCctgctggcacacacacacatatttccaCTCAGGCGCTCAACAAGACAGTTCCATTCCTTAGGCATTCCTTATTTTCTTGTGACAGACTGTTACAGATAAATGTAGCTGTCCAGCACACACACAAGATTTGGGTACAGAGATTAGGAAGCTCTATTTTCATCCATAAGCGTGACTCCCAGGTTATACACCATTaggctacagatgtaggatcttaatttgatcatcctgttgcaggggaactttcctgcaatgcaggaaatgtttAACTTGCAGTGTATTTAAGGTTAAAAAATACTTTTGAAGTTTGTCATTTCGAAAAACGTATCAGCCCCTACAATAAtgccattaattataatccacataataattcacatttcctgtcgctgcaggattattttactgctgtagcaaactggctcaaattaagatcctacatctgtagtgcaAGACTGCTACTCTGTGGCTGCATCCTCCAGACTGCCAGACTGCCATGAAACTTCTCCCCTGTAATTTACTCTCCATTGTCCTCTCACTCAACTTCTTTCAAACTAGCCTGTCTGGTCCATCAGCCTTTAGGTTTGTTTTCATTAGGGCTACTCCTGCGGTGAAAGCCGTTGACATGGTGCAAGAAAGGGGAAGACATACTGTATCTCTGGGGGCAGATTAgctgctacagatgtaggatcttaatttgatcgccCTGTTGTAGGATAACTTTCcagcaatgcaggaaatgtaaaagttgtagtatatttgaggtttaaaaatgcttctgaagtttgtaatttctactttgaaatttcagacttgattttcccttatgaaaaaaATGTATCAGCCCCTACAATAATGTCCATTAATTTGAATCCACATAATAactcacatttcctgttgctgcaaaaAAAAATCCTGCTGTGGCAACCTGGCTCAAATTAGGATCCAACATCTGTACATGCTATGGAATAGCCGGGATGGGGGGAAACCACACATTTGTGGTAGAGTTAAAATAAACAACAGCCATAAGGGCCTCAGATCTATACCGCCGTGGCTCACATGCTGTTTGTTATTCCTCTCGCCCGGGGTCAAGCTGCCATGCCTTTCTGGTTATTTCAAAGAACCCTGGCCTGCACACGGGGAATTGGATAGAGTAATTAAAAACatcggagagagagggggctgtgaCAAAGGTGTGAGATCAGAACCATACAATAGCATGGAGAGGAGCATTGGGACAGATATAATTAGACATCTGCACAATGTGTAAATGTCTTTTGAAAgagagctacagtgccttgcgaaagtattcggcccccttgaactttgctaccttttgccacatttcaggcttcaaacataaagatataaaactgtattttttttctcacacacacacacacacacacacacacacacacacacacacacacacacacacacacacacacacacacacacacacacacacacacacacacacacacacacacacacacacctctcttttttgtgaagaatcaacaacaagtgtgacacaatcatgaagtggaacgacatttattggatatttcaaactttttgaacaaatcaaaaactgaaaaattgggcgtgcaaaattattcagcccctttactttcagtgcagcaaactctctccagaagttcagtgaggatctctgaatgatccaatgttgacctaaatgactaatgatgataaatacaatccacctgtgtgtaatcaagtctccgtataaatgcacctgcactgtgatagtctcagaggtccgttaaaagcgcagagagcatcatgaagaacaaggaacacaccaggcaggtccgagatactgttgtgaagaagtttaaagccggatgtggatacaaaaagatttcccaagctttaaacatcccaatgagcactgtgcaagcgataatattgaaatggaaggagtatcagaccactgcaaatctaccaagacctggccgtccctctaaactttcagctcatacaaggagaagactgatcagagatgcagccaagaggcccatgatcactctggatgaactgcagagatctacagctgaggtgggagactccaTAGGACAActtgtcca is part of the Oncorhynchus keta strain PuntledgeMale-10-30-2019 chromosome 26, Oket_V2, whole genome shotgun sequence genome and encodes:
- the LOC118359287 gene encoding mucin-2 isoform X3, encoding MAASYSNVNEPGLLFQQYPPALLPKPGKENARLQKLLKKTEKKIKKKAAPEIAKTPVPFRSSLSPVNEASPDLEHSDHSTPPKTPEASFYTQHPRFSVRPVYRHVASPYPQQRGATFGGTARFAPQLYAAPAPTFPQYVAPLYTFTPTPPSAVPGPALHELAPKTPEQTSSVLDVTTTAATQIAPPVTASVPHPLSAPVALVTVTPAATQPTLRIAPVVIHRKSPSPRFKATEAALKAPKSMFDVPQIRVYTASMSPFHDYTGSKTSTADALSLSITPTSEITRAFTPTAEIKRSATPTSGVKRGLTPTPGLQRSATPTSGVKRGLTPTPGLQRSATPTSGVKRGLTPTPGLQRSATPTSGVKRGLTPTPGLQRSATPTSGVKRAKTPTHDFLTPRTPLGRPKTPSFHVSRAKTPVFEISRTNPLLFAVSPITTEAQISNTPTPGTNAASQSLSDPSKSPSTILGARTLNGEVTSKETPTAKSPPQNNSKPEAPRHENPVVESARPKTPTNLLGYQRPKTPTGVAPTFGYQRPKTPTDITLKSAAPSYGYQRPKTPTIVTLKPTAPTDGYQRPKTPTKETSKPTAPSDGYPRPKTPTNEGHKPMTPTIEYQKPQPPAGYQRPKTPTAGVSSIGFQRPKTPTYEDPKPTHTYYGLTPAAYVAHGGIQSFSPLFGISRSKTPTQEESKTQELEASKTPTQELPVKSHPLPEVSNQEAPFKELEKYISSEAIVSTTVVKLPLPTIVVTQAEEVSETRVSTAVTSKISTPIAEMPKVKTVANTRPWAKSPTPEVKTPVKTPTYGVCPKPKTPTPETQRKTIPPFSKTESPVAKASVVQQKELKKSTEPKMPTKATSEAKPVGTKPTNSSPLAKTASPENLLLPAKPKNNQDAKPEKVVSAPTTSLTEKKEERKDSFPAAEPLLKVIQKPKGMMKSKLSGWSRLKKHMVVEEEPPMFTESDPKKETAKVTEQEGGEAKKDEKVSFKDMVAAVTADDPPKAAKKWDSLLFDMFSTKEKIMQVIEASKSEEERKEQPKDAGKEIPSFAHRLPVLLFSPKFDAKRLREAASRPLTKISTVFEMGLIGRKNKDEEPKDFNRTARGFTCP
- the LOC118359287 gene encoding mucin-2 isoform X5, with amino-acid sequence MAASYSNVNEPGLLFQQYPPALLPKPGKENARLQKLLKKTEKKIKKKAAPEIAKTPVPFRSSLSPVNEASPDLEHSDHSTPPKTPEASFYTQHPRFSVRPVYRHVASPYPQQRGATFGGTARFAPQLYAAPAPTFPQYVAPLYTFTPTPPSAVPGPALHELAPKTPEQTSSVLDVTTTAATQIAPPVTASVPHPLSAPVALVTVTPAATQPTLRIAPVVIHRKSPSPRFKATEAALKAPKSMFDVPQIRVYTASMSPFHDYTGSKTSTADALSLSITPTSEITRAFTPTAEIKRSATPTSGVKRGLTPTPGLQRSATPTSGVKRGLTPTPGLQRSATPTSGVKRGLTPTPGLQRSATPTSGVKRGLTPTPGLQRSATPTSGVKRAKTPTHDFLTPRTPLGRPKTPSFHVSRAKTPVFEISRTNPLLFAVSPITTEAQISNTPTPGTNAASQSLSDPSKSPSTILGARTLNGEVTSKETPTAKSPPQNNSKPEAPRHENPVVESARPKTPTNLLGYQRPKTPTGVAPTFGYQRPKTPTDITLKSAAPSYGYQRPKTPTIVTLKPTAPTDGYQRPKTPTKETSKPTAPSDGYPRPKTPTNEGHKPMTPTIEYQKPQPPAGYQRPKTPTAGVSSIGFQRPKTPTYEDPKPTHTYYGLTPAAYVAHGGIQSFSPLFGISRSKTPTQEESKTQELEASKTPTQELPVKSHPLPEVSNQEAPFKELEKYISSEAIVSTTVVKLPLPTIVVTQAEEVSETRVSTAVTSKISTPIAEMPKVKTVANTRPWAKSPTPEVKTPVKTPTYGVCPKPKTPTPETQRKTIPPFSKTESPVAKASVVQQKELKKSTEPKMPTKATSEAKPVGTKPTNSSPLAKTASPENLLLPAKPKNNQDAKPEKVVSAPTTSLTEKKEERKDSFPAAEPLLKVIQKPKGMMKSKLSGWSRLKKHMVVEEEPPMFTESDPKKETAKVTEQEGGEAKKDEKVSFKDMVAAVTADDPPKAAKKWDSLLFDMFSTKEKIMQVIEASKSEEERKEQPKDAGKEIPSFAHRLPVLLFSPKFDAKRLREAASRPLTKISTVFEMGLIGRKNKDEEPKDFNRTARGFTCP
- the LOC118359287 gene encoding mucin-2 isoform X4, whose product is MAASYSNVNEPGLLFQQYPPALLPKPGKENARLQKLLKKTEKKIKKKAAPEIAKTPVPFRSSLSPVNEASPDLEHSDHSTPPKTPEASFYTQHPRFSVRPVYRHVASPYPQQRGATFGGTARFAPQLYAAPAPTFPQYVAPLYTFTPTPPSAVPGPALHELAPKTPEQTSSVLDVTTTAATQIAPPVTASVPHPLSAPVALVTVTPAATQPTLRIAPVVIHRKSPSPRFKATEAALKAPKSMFDVPQIRVYTASMSPFHDYTGSKTSTADALSLSITPTSEITRAFTPTAEIKRSATPTSGVKRGLTPTPGLQRSATPTSGVKRGLTPTPGLQRSATPTSGVKRGLTPTPGLQRSATPTSGVKRGLTPTPGLQRSATPTSGVKRAKTPTHDFLTPRTPLGRPKTPSFHVSRAKTPVFEISRTNPLLFAVSPITTEAQISNTPTPGTNAASQSLSDPSKSPSTILGARTLNGEVTSKETPTAKSPPQNNSKPEAPRHENPVVESARPKTPTNLLGYQRPKTPTGVAPTFGYQRPKTPTDITLKSAAPSYGYQRPKTPTIVTLKPTAPTDGYQRPKTPTKETSKPTAPSDGYPRPKTPTNEGHKPMTPTIEYQKPQPPAGYQRPKTPTAGVSSIGFQRPKTPTYEDPKPTHTYYGLTPAAYVAHGGIQSFSPLFGISRSKTPTQEESKTQELEASKTPTQELPVKSHPLPEVSNQEAPFKELEKYISSEAIVSTTVVKLPLPTIVVTQAEEVSETRVSTAVTSKISTPIAEMPKVKTVANTRPWAKSPTPEVKTPVKTPTYGVCPKPKTPTPETQRKTIPPFSKTESPVAKASVVQQKELKKSTEPKMPTKATSEAKPVGTKPTNSSPLAKTASPENLLLPAKPKNNQDAKPEKVVSAPTTSLTEKKEERKDSFPAAEPLLKVIQKPKGMMKSKLSGWSRLKKHMVVEEEPPMFTESDPKKETAKVTEQEGGEAKKDEKVSFKDMVAAVTADDPPKAAKKWDSLLFDMFSTKEKIMQVIEASKSEEERKEQPKDAGKEIPSFAHRLPVLLFSPKFDAKRLREAASRPLTKISTVFEMGLIGRKNKDEEPKDFNRTARGFTCP
- the LOC118359287 gene encoding mucin-2 isoform X2, translated to MAASYSNVNEPGLLFQQYPPALLPKPGKENARLQKLLKKTEKKIKKKAAPEIAKTPVPFRSSLSPVNEASPDLEHSDHSTPPKTPEASFYTQHPRFSVRPVYRHVASPYPQQRGATFGGTARFAPQLYAAPAPTFPQYVAPLYTFTPTPPSAVPGPALHELAPKTPEQTSSVLDVTTTAATQIAPPVTASVPHPLSAPVALVTVTPAATQPTLRIAPVVIHRKSPSPRFKATEAALKAPKSMFDVPQIRVYTASMSPFHDYTGSKTSTADALSLSITPTSEITRAFTPTAEIKRSATPTSGVKRGLTPTPGLQRSATPTSGVKRGLTPTPGLQRSATPTSGVKRGLTPTPGLQRSATPTSGVKRGLTPTPGLQRSATPTSGVKRGLTPTPGLQRSATPTSGVKRAKTPTHDFLTPRTPLGRPKTPSFHVSRAKTPVFEISRTNPLLFAVSPITTEAQISNTPTPGTNAASQSLSDPSKSPSTILGARTLNGEVTSKETPTAKSPPQNNSKPEAPRHENPVVESARPKTPTNLLGYQRPKTPTGVAPTFGYQRPKTPTDITLKSAAPSYGYQRPKTPTIVTLKPTAPTDGYQRPKTPTKETSKPTAPSDGYPRPKTPTNEGHKPMTPTIEYQKPQPPAGYQRPKTPTAGVSSIGFQRPKTPTYEDPKPTHTYYGLTPAAYVAHGGIQSFSPLFGISRSKTPTQEESKTQELEASKTPTQELPVKSHPLPEVSNQEAPFKELEKYISSEAIVSTTVVKLPLPTIVVTQAEEVSETRVSTAVTSKISTPIAEMPKVKTVANTRPWAKSPTPEVKTPVKTPTYGVCPKPKTPTPETQRKTIPPFSKTESPVAKASVVQQKELKKSTEPKMPTKATSEAKPVGTKPTNSSPLAKTASPENLLLPAKPKNNQDAKPEKVVSAPTTSLTEKKEERKDSFPAAEPLLKVIQKPKGMMKSKLSGWSRLKKHMVVEEEPPMFTESDPKKETAKVTEQEGGEAKKDEKVSFKDMVAAVTADDPPKAAKKWDSLLFDMFSTKEKIMQVIEASKSEEERKEQPKDAGKEIPSFAHRLPVLLFSPKFDAKRLREAASRPLTKISTVFEMGLIGRKNKDEEPKDFNRTARGFTCP